The Mammaliicoccus sciuri genome window below encodes:
- the mnmE gene encoding tRNA uridine-5-carboxymethylaminomethyl(34) synthesis GTPase MnmE has product MDLDTITSISTPMGEGAIAIVRLSGPDALNIANRIYKGKKQITEVASHTINYGHIIDPETDEVVEEVMVAVMKAPKTFTREDIVEINCHGGLVTVNRVLELTLSNGARMAEPGEFTKRAFLHGRIDLSQAEAVMDFIRSKTERASKVALGQMEGRLSSLIKGLRQSILEILAQVEVNIDYPEYDDVEEATTKFLLKESRHIENEIDQLLRTGQQGKIMREGLSTVIVGKPNVGKSSMLNNLIQDNKAIVTEVAGTTRDVLEEYVNVRGVPLRLVDTAGIRETEDIVEKIGVERSRKALSEADLILFVLNYNEALTENDYQLFDVIKDEDVIVIINKMDLEQKLDIDELKAMIGDYPLVQTSMVEQQGIEELEQKISELFFGGQVQAQDMTYVSNSRHIALLKDAKTSINDAIQSAEDGVPIDIVQIDLIKTWELLGEVIGEEASDSLIDQLFSQFCLGK; this is encoded by the coding sequence ATGGATTTAGATACAATTACAAGTATCTCAACGCCTATGGGTGAAGGTGCAATAGCAATCGTACGATTAAGTGGGCCGGATGCCTTAAATATTGCTAATCGTATATATAAAGGTAAGAAACAAATTACTGAAGTAGCATCACATACAATTAATTATGGTCATATTATTGATCCTGAGACTGATGAAGTCGTAGAAGAAGTTATGGTAGCTGTCATGAAAGCACCTAAGACTTTTACGAGAGAAGACATCGTTGAAATAAATTGTCATGGTGGATTAGTAACGGTTAATCGTGTACTTGAGTTAACGTTATCTAATGGTGCTAGAATGGCAGAACCAGGTGAGTTTACGAAACGAGCATTCTTACACGGACGTATTGACTTGTCTCAAGCAGAAGCGGTTATGGATTTCATCCGCTCTAAGACGGAACGCGCATCGAAGGTAGCCTTAGGTCAGATGGAAGGACGTCTAAGCAGTCTTATTAAAGGCTTAAGACAGTCTATATTAGAAATACTTGCTCAAGTAGAAGTGAACATTGATTATCCTGAATACGATGACGTAGAAGAAGCGACGACTAAATTCTTATTAAAAGAATCAAGGCATATTGAAAATGAAATCGATCAGTTATTAAGAACTGGCCAGCAAGGTAAAATTATGCGAGAAGGTCTATCAACAGTCATTGTTGGGAAACCGAATGTAGGTAAGAGTTCTATGCTTAACAACTTGATTCAAGATAATAAAGCGATTGTTACTGAAGTAGCCGGTACAACAAGAGATGTATTAGAAGAATACGTCAATGTTCGTGGTGTACCATTAAGGTTAGTGGATACTGCAGGTATTCGTGAAACAGAAGACATCGTAGAAAAAATAGGTGTAGAAAGATCGAGAAAAGCTTTATCAGAAGCGGATTTAATTTTATTTGTTCTTAATTATAATGAAGCATTAACGGAAAATGACTATCAGCTATTTGATGTCATTAAAGATGAAGATGTGATTGTAATTATTAACAAAATGGACTTAGAACAGAAGTTAGATATTGATGAATTAAAAGCAATGATAGGTGACTATCCTTTAGTTCAAACTTCTATGGTTGAACAACAAGGTATCGAAGAACTTGAACAGAAGATTTCAGAGTTATTCTTTGGTGGACAAGTACAAGCACAAGATATGACATATGTCTCAAATTCAAGACATATTGCATTATTAAAAGACGCTAAGACATCTATAAATGATGCAATACAATCTGCTGAAGACGGTGTACCTATAGATATCGTACAAATAGATTTAATCAAAACTTGGGAATTGCTCGGTGAAGTAATTGGTGAAGAAGCAAGTGATTCACTAATTGACCAACTGTTTAGTCAATTCTGTCTCGGAAAATAA